In Candidatus Schekmanbacteria bacterium, one DNA window encodes the following:
- a CDS encoding ATP-binding protein, with amino-acid sequence MISRVESSTTIGIEAYTVHVEIDAAPGIPSYNTVGLPDTAVRESRERVKAAITNSGYKFPVKKITVNLAPANMRKEGPIFDLPIAAGILSACIPQARITRFGYVIAGELSLDGSIRPIKGVLPMALAAKKNGKRGIIIPFQNRLEASLVDGIEVIPVNHLTEAVNFLNGNIEISPYKSNIKELFQRQNGIEPDFCDVKGQEHAKRALEIAAAGSHNILMIGSPGAGKTMLARRLPSILPEMTFEEAIECTRIHSVLGNINSNFPIINKRPFRSPHHSISDAGLIGGGTSPMPGEASIAHNGVLFLDELPEFRRNVIESLRQPLEDGKITISRATGSLTFPSKFMLVAALNPCPCGYRFDENKQCICTPNQIQRYLAKISGPLLDRIDIHIEVPSLKFREMANDTRGESSETIRKRVNKARQIQLKRYEGSGIFFNSRMTQKHIREFCRINKESKDLLEAAIRKFSLSARAYDRILKIARTIADLDEAEKIKTEHIAEAIQYRSLDRNEYY; translated from the coding sequence ATGATTTCAAGGGTTGAATCATCGACAACGATAGGAATTGAAGCATACACCGTCCATGTTGAAATTGATGCTGCTCCGGGAATTCCCTCATATAACACAGTCGGACTTCCTGACACAGCGGTGCGAGAAAGCCGAGAAAGAGTAAAAGCGGCAATAACGAATTCCGGCTACAAATTCCCTGTCAAAAAAATTACCGTAAATCTTGCACCTGCCAATATGAGGAAGGAAGGTCCCATTTTTGATCTTCCTATTGCTGCAGGAATTTTGAGTGCCTGCATACCTCAAGCCCGAATAACAAGATTTGGTTATGTCATTGCAGGAGAACTATCCCTCGATGGTAGTATTCGTCCTATAAAAGGAGTTCTGCCAATGGCGCTTGCGGCAAAAAAAAATGGTAAACGGGGAATCATCATACCCTTTCAAAACCGTCTTGAAGCTTCTTTGGTGGATGGAATAGAGGTAATCCCTGTCAATCACTTGACGGAAGCAGTAAACTTTCTAAATGGAAATATTGAAATATCCCCTTATAAATCAAATATTAAAGAGCTTTTTCAAAGACAAAATGGCATTGAACCCGATTTTTGCGATGTCAAAGGGCAGGAGCATGCAAAGAGAGCGCTTGAAATAGCCGCAGCAGGAAGCCATAACATTTTGATGATTGGCTCACCGGGCGCAGGTAAAACAATGCTTGCTCGACGTCTTCCATCGATTTTGCCTGAAATGACCTTTGAAGAAGCAATCGAGTGCACACGGATTCACTCTGTATTAGGAAATATAAACTCAAACTTTCCAATAATCAATAAAAGACCTTTCAGAAGTCCACATCATTCTATTTCTGATGCAGGATTGATAGGTGGCGGCACCTCGCCTATGCCGGGAGAAGCGAGCATCGCCCATAATGGCGTTCTATTTCTCGATGAATTGCCTGAATTTAGACGAAATGTAATAGAATCTTTGCGTCAACCGCTTGAAGACGGAAAAATAACAATATCACGAGCAACAGGCTCTCTCACATTTCCTTCAAAATTTATGCTCGTTGCAGCACTCAATCCCTGTCCATGCGGTTATCGTTTTGATGAGAATAAACAATGTATCTGCACTCCAAACCAAATTCAGCGATACCTTGCCAAAATTTCAGGACCTCTACTTGACAGAATTGATATTCATATAGAAGTGCCATCCTTAAAATTTAGAGAAATGGCAAACGATACAAGAGGTGAAAGTTCGGAAACAATCAGAAAGAGAGTCAACAAAGCACGACAAATTCAGCTTAAACGATATGAGGGAAGCGGGATATTTTTCAACTCCCGTATGACACAAAAGCATATAAGGGAATTCTGTCGAATAAACAAAGAATCAAAAGACCTTTTAGAGGCCGCAATCAGAAAATTCTCCCTCTCCGCAAGGGCTTATGACAGAATCCTCAAGATTGCGCGCACAATTGCAGATCTCGATGAAGCTGAAAAGATAAAAACAGAGCATATTGCAGAAGCAATCCAATATAGAAGCCTAGATAGGAATGAATATTATTAA
- a CDS encoding DUF1722 domain-containing protein, with product MRYIKPTILISKCLGFDACRYNGKLIYDPFIEKLRKYVDFIPLCPEVEIGLGVPRKPLKVVIENGKKKLYQIESKKHYTRKLRAFSNKNAKVFANIDGAILKSRSPSCGLRDVKIYSSAYDSIPISKGSGLFAEYLLKMNPAIPCEDERRLNNIRIREFFLIRIHLSSLFRTVKKKASIHSLTKFHNEYKLLFLLYNESRVRKLDRIIEKAEKKSVKSVNSSYEAVMNELLSHRPTYNSWCKVFSYSFVFVSDKLSSQEKKNFLELIERLKKREISLSVPRALLYQWAIRFDEKNLLNQRVLRPYPPSLDQIDI from the coding sequence ATGAGATATATAAAACCAACGATTCTAATAAGCAAATGCCTTGGATTCGATGCATGCAGGTATAATGGTAAACTCATTTATGACCCCTTCATTGAAAAATTAAGGAAATATGTAGATTTTATACCTCTATGTCCTGAAGTTGAAATAGGCTTGGGAGTACCACGAAAACCGCTAAAGGTAGTTATCGAGAATGGCAAGAAAAAACTGTACCAAATAGAGTCTAAAAAGCATTATACAAGAAAGTTGAGAGCATTTTCAAATAAAAATGCCAAAGTATTCGCTAATATCGATGGCGCAATTCTAAAAAGCCGTTCTCCATCGTGCGGATTAAGGGATGTTAAAATTTATTCTTCAGCATATGATAGTATCCCTATATCAAAAGGAAGCGGTCTTTTTGCAGAATATCTTTTGAAAATGAATCCTGCTATTCCTTGTGAAGATGAAAGACGCCTGAATAATATCAGAATAAGAGAATTTTTTTTGATTCGAATCCATCTCAGTTCATTATTCAGGACAGTTAAGAAAAAAGCTTCTATTCATTCTCTCACAAAATTTCATAATGAATACAAATTGTTATTTCTTCTCTATAATGAATCCAGAGTGAGAAAATTAGACAGAATTATTGAAAAGGCCGAAAAAAAATCAGTAAAATCAGTGAATTCATCCTATGAAGCAGTTATGAATGAACTTTTGTCTCATAGACCAACATATAATTCGTGGTGTAAAGTGTTTAGTTATAGCTTTGTTTTTGTGTCAGATAAGTTGTCATCTCAAGAAAAGAAGAATTTCTTGGAATTAATTGAGAGATTAAAAAAAAGAGAGATTTCTCTTTCTGTGCCTCGTGCCCTTCTTTATCAATGGGCTATAAGATTTGATGAAAAAAATCTATTGAATCAGAGAGTTTTGAGACCATACCCTCCTTCGTTGGATCAAATCGATATCTAA
- a CDS encoding alcohol dehydrogenase: MKAMLLNRICSLDVENSPLQKVDIPIPQPSNDEILIKVKVCGVCHTEIDEIEGRTAPPALPVVPGHQVVGVVEKVGKNVEKDVIGKRVGVAWINSACGKCKLCISGKENLCSEFRATGRDVNGGYEEYMVVKREFAYEIPDPLSDIEAAPLLCAGAIGYRSLMLTGIENGQRLGLTGFGASGHLVLKMARYLYPQTDIYVFARSEKERRFALELGAVWAGDIKETPFEKIDCIIDTTPVWMPVIESLKKLSPGGRLVINAIRKEDIDKNALISIDYPVHLWLEKEIKSVANVTRKDVEEFLKLAAEINIKPEVNTFELEEANDVLLKIKKGNIRGANVLVIS; encoded by the coding sequence ATGAAGGCAATGCTTTTGAATAGAATTTGCTCTCTCGATGTGGAGAATTCACCTTTGCAGAAGGTCGACATACCAATTCCTCAGCCATCTAACGATGAAATACTTATAAAGGTAAAGGTATGCGGAGTTTGCCACACTGAAATCGATGAAATAGAGGGACGTACAGCGCCGCCCGCACTTCCTGTAGTGCCGGGCCATCAAGTTGTTGGTGTTGTGGAAAAAGTGGGGAAAAATGTGGAAAAAGATGTGATAGGCAAGCGTGTAGGCGTTGCCTGGATTAACTCTGCCTGTGGAAAATGTAAGCTGTGTATAAGTGGAAAAGAAAATTTGTGTTCGGAATTTCGTGCAACAGGCCGTGATGTGAATGGAGGATATGAAGAATATATGGTCGTTAAAAGAGAATTTGCATATGAAATTCCTGATCCTTTATCTGATATCGAGGCTGCGCCGCTTCTCTGTGCTGGAGCAATCGGTTATCGCTCATTGATGCTTACGGGAATTGAAAACGGACAGCGGCTTGGATTGACGGGTTTTGGAGCATCAGGGCATTTGGTGCTCAAAATGGCAAGATATTTATATCCGCAGACCGATATATATGTGTTTGCACGAAGTGAAAAAGAACGACGTTTTGCTCTTGAATTAGGGGCTGTATGGGCGGGAGACATCAAAGAAACCCCTTTCGAGAAGATAGACTGCATAATAGATACAACACCGGTGTGGATGCCGGTTATTGAATCGCTCAAAAAACTTTCTCCGGGCGGCCGTCTTGTCATAAATGCCATAAGAAAAGAGGATATAGACAAAAATGCTTTAATATCAATAGATTATCCTGTTCATCTTTGGCTTGAGAAGGAAATAAAAAGTGTTGCGAATGTTACAAGAAAAGATGTTGAAGAGTTTCTCAAGCTTGCCGCAGAGATAAATATCAAACCAGAAGTTAATACCTTCGAATTAGAGGAAGCCAATGATGTGCTTTTGAAGATTAAGAAGGGAAATATTCGCGGTGCAAATGTTTTGGTGATTTCGTAA
- a CDS encoding ParB/RepB/Spo0J family partition protein has protein sequence MKRKSLGKGLDALISSGDEIKELKREFVKEINLKDIKPGKHQPRKSFDDEKMQELVSSIKTKGVIQPILVKKKGKHFIIIAGERRWRAAKKAGIEKIPAIVKDIPDKEIEEIALIENIQREDLNPIEEAEAYGHLMKEHNLNQNELASIVGKERSTIANYLRLLKLPEKVKQYIVNEEISMGHARVICGIEKEEDQIALAELIVRDSLSVRQTEKIASQGIKIEKNIIKSKKSEKSPEIVALEERLREALATKVKLSHNEKTNRGKIIIEYYSLDELDRMLEILTE, from the coding sequence ATGAAAAGGAAATCATTAGGTAAAGGGTTAGATGCGCTCATCTCTTCAGGAGATGAAATCAAGGAATTGAAAAGAGAATTTGTCAAAGAGATCAATCTCAAAGACATTAAACCGGGAAAACATCAGCCGCGAAAAAGTTTCGATGATGAAAAGATGCAGGAATTGGTTTCTTCCATAAAAACAAAGGGGGTAATTCAGCCAATACTTGTAAAAAAGAAGGGGAAGCACTTTATCATTATTGCTGGTGAAAGGCGGTGGCGTGCAGCGAAAAAAGCAGGAATAGAAAAAATCCCGGCAATCGTGAAAGATATACCTGACAAAGAGATTGAAGAAATTGCCCTCATAGAAAATATTCAGCGTGAAGATTTAAATCCGATCGAAGAAGCAGAGGCATATGGACACTTGATGAAGGAACACAATTTAAATCAAAACGAGCTTGCTTCGATAGTTGGGAAGGAAAGAAGTACTATTGCAAATTATCTGCGTCTTCTCAAATTGCCTGAAAAGGTCAAGCAATACATAGTAAATGAAGAAATATCTATGGGGCATGCCCGTGTTATTTGCGGCATAGAGAAGGAAGAGGATCAAATTGCACTTGCCGAATTGATAGTAAGGGATTCCCTTTCAGTCAGGCAGACTGAAAAAATTGCCTCTCAGGGTATAAAAATTGAAAAAAATATAATAAAATCCAAAAAGAGCGAGAAATCTCCTGAAATAGTTGCCTTGGAAGAGCGGCTCAGAGAAGCATTGGCAACGAAGGTTAAACTCTCTCACAACGAAAAAACTAATCGGGGAAAGATTATTATAGAATACTACTCATTGGATGAGCTTGACCGAATGCTCGAGATACTCACAGAGTAG
- a CDS encoding ParA family protein, giving the protein MGKVIAVANQKGGVGKTTTSINVSACLGEKGISTLLIDLDPQGNATSGLGLNHADATKSIYRAILGRKKISEVLVDSMFPTLKVIPSTNELFGAEVELMDVSPRESLLRNCLQEIRDSFEFIIIDCPPSLGVLTVNALCASDSVLIPLQCEYYALEGMAQIFTTIRKIRETINPDLEIEGILLTMQDVRTNLSLEVCENVREKFGEKVFKTVIPRNVRLSEAPSFGKPIILYDKNSKGAETYKQLTEEIINNEKEIIR; this is encoded by the coding sequence ATGGGAAAAGTAATTGCCGTTGCCAATCAGAAGGGAGGAGTCGGGAAAACCACAACCTCGATCAATGTGTCTGCTTGCCTTGGTGAAAAAGGAATAAGCACTTTACTCATCGATTTGGATCCCCAAGGAAATGCAACAAGCGGATTAGGGTTAAATCATGCAGATGCGACAAAATCTATTTACAGAGCAATATTGGGGAGAAAAAAGATATCTGAAGTCCTTGTTGACAGTATGTTTCCCACCTTGAAGGTAATTCCTTCAACGAACGAACTATTTGGTGCCGAAGTGGAACTTATGGATGTCTCTCCTCGTGAAAGCCTCTTGAGAAATTGTCTTCAAGAAATTAGGGATTCCTTTGAATTCATCATAATAGATTGTCCTCCTTCATTGGGAGTGCTTACAGTGAACGCGCTTTGCGCATCCGATTCCGTCCTTATTCCTCTTCAATGTGAATATTATGCTCTTGAAGGAATGGCTCAAATTTTTACAACCATAAGAAAAATCAGAGAAACCATCAACCCTGACCTTGAAATAGAAGGCATTTTACTTACGATGCAGGATGTGAGAACGAATCTTTCATTAGAAGTGTGTGAAAATGTAAGAGAAAAATTTGGGGAAAAAGTATTCAAAACCGTTATTCCCCGAAATGTGCGCCTTTCAGAAGCACCAAGTTTTGGAAAACCTATCATACTCTACGACAAAAACTCGAAAGGCGCTGAAACTTATAAACAATTAACAGAGGAAATCATAAATAATGAAAAGGAAATCATTAGGTAA